One Nicotiana tabacum cultivar K326 chromosome 23, ASM71507v2, whole genome shotgun sequence genomic window, AATAGCAGTGTGAATGAGAATTTAGACCTGATAAATATGAATAGAAAAAAGGATGGTCATTTGGATAACGATAGTTCGAGTAACCAAATGAAGTTAAAGGAAGATGGGGACCTAAGGAAAGTGAATAATGGTAGTGGCATTATTGGTGGGTTGACAGATGTTGGGGATCAAAACAAGTCCAATGATAGTAGTGCGAAAAAGGGTGACGACAGAGAAGGGTTGAAAGAAGCTGAGgtggaaaagaaaagaattgaTAGTGGTTCTAAGAGAGATGACAGGAAGGAGGAGACGAAAGAAGCTGAACAGCAAGACAAAGCAAAAGATATTAGTTCCGAGAAGCAGGGTGAGATGGAAAAGATTCTGCCGGATGGAATTCAGTCGAGAGAGGAGATTTTGCCTACAAGAAAGGAGAGTTTCCATGGTGAAGAATGCGATTCATCTTATAGTTGCACGATAGAGGAAAAAGCAGTGGTTGCATGTCTTAGAGTTCCGGGCAATGGTATGTTTTTGTTCACATTCTCTATTTATAGACAGCTTTTATTAGTTGCTTCCTTTTATATTAATGTTAACAAAGAAGTTGCAGTTGTCTGTAGTATGGTAATGCATGCTTTTGGTATACTTTCCTTTatctaattaattaattcaaCGGTATCCTTTTATCTGTCATTAAAATTTAAACTTGCATCTGGAGATTCTTATAAATTTTAGAAAGAAGATGATTTTGAAACATGCTCCCTAAATGACAGAGATATTAGAAAGCTCTTATTTACGGAATGCAGTCCTTCGTAGTTCTTATGTTGAATTGGTattgaacattttatttacttctTCGTGTATCTTTTTGAAATTTCCTCTAGTTAAGCTGCCTCCATACCTTTATTTCCTTAATGCACTTTCTGGAGAAACAATCTTCAGATAGAAAACTATAGTATTATATCCTCCTTAGAACTATAGTACTATTGTTGAGTAATTTGTCCTCCTTCCTCTTCCAAAAGATAATGCCCTTGTTCTGCTGTTGTTAGTCTGTACGACTGGTTGTTGTACAAGTCCCGTTTCAGCAGCAAAGTTTAGGGATCATATAGCTAAGACAGATCTTTGCTGGTTACTTCACAAGTTCACATAGACTGCGCCATTGATATACTCTATAAGCAGTTTTGGACAGGTTTACAATTTTAGCTTCTTATCTAGCTTTACAACAAACTTTGATGAATGGGAGTTATAATGAAACGCCAAAAACTAAGTGGACTTTCATCGATCGATCaaccatgtctcaaaaagcaaGCTCACCCAAGTCACTGCTTTCTTCCTCTATCCCTAAACAAACAGTCAAAATGATAACTAGCCCCTGTCCTACTTATATGTGTTACTCCTTCTCTCCTTGCTTCTACCAAAAATAAAAGGTGGGATGGCAATGAGAACTTTTGTAAAAATAGGTGGAGATAAGTTGACTTTATGcatcaatattttttttatactgTGGAAATCAAATCACTGCATCAGCTCATGTAGTTTCATCCGTTTGATGTGTGGCCGTGATACATGTCTGCATCAAATAGCTCAAAGCATGCtcttatattatattataaagaAACTCATAAGTAGGATACTCTATAGATAGAAGTGTCTCTCTGATTAAATGAATAGACTCAATTGTATCTTATGTCATGCCGTTGCTGTTTGAGTAACTGTAGTATGACCTGTTCCTTTCCTTTTCCAGAATCTCCAGACCTTTCACTTTTGGTTCAAAACAATGGAAAAGGAACTGTCAATATTTTGATTAAGGCTCCTGAGTTTGTACAACTGGAGAAAGAGAAGATTGAACTGCAAGGAAAGGAAAATCAGAGGGTAAGAATACTTCACTAGCATTACTTAAAGCATTATGAAACAGCTCTTGATAGTGGGTGGCGACCTTGAATGTAGACAACTTTACGTGCTTATCCATTAAGTTTAAATGCTCCAACAGCATAAAAGATTTTCGAAAATATTATTTTCCCATTACTGATGTTCTCTAGATGGATCCACCTACAGTATAACCATCCCattttattctttaatttatttCTTGCTTTATCTAGCTTCCTTCGGAAGAAATGTAGACCTATGTGAGGAAACAGGTGTTCTGATATGAAAAGAATTACCACTTTCATCATTACAGAACACTTCTACTCTGATGAAAACTCTAATCAGAGGAGCAAATATGATTGGATCTTTGCCCCTTTCCTCTCAAAATAATATGTGGAAGCAATGTAGCTCTGGATCACCCCTTCCATCAAATGCTCTCTTTTCGTTAAAGTAGAAAATATGATAACACCAGAACTTAACTACAACTACAGTGGAGCACCCCTCCCCCTTTCTGGCCGATTAGGCAAATTGAGCACCTTGGTCAATTATGTATGTTATGATGTTCTTTTTGTTAACCAAGTAAAGCTCCCAGAAACTATATCTGGTGATGGTTCAAAATTAGTCATTTCCAAGTTATCGTGGTACTGTTTGCAATTTTGAGATAGTATGCCTCTGATATATTAGAGACCTTTTAACCGATAAAAAAAGAAGATATATTAGAGACCTTTTATGTTTAATCTAAGTTCTTAGGTAAATACAACTTGTGATTTTTGACACTTCAAGCTTTAACATACTTTTGGTGCTATTGTGAGTTTTGACACTTCAGCTTTAACATACTTATGATGCTAGCAATCTTTGTTTGGGTTTACATCTCGTTGAAGACAGCTATATCATTTGCCGTGTAAGCTGTAACAAATACATTTAGTCAGTGATTGTTTCTTTGGTATATCAAATTTAGATATTGATGTAGAAATCCTGGAGTGGTTGTGGCTTCTGCTGCCAGGGGTAATTTAAGAGTATGTGCAAGGGGCTGTCTTACTGGCAAGCTTGCTGACTTCTGCTGAAATACTGCCACTGAAACGGCATAATGATGTAGTTTGCTACCACTTCGTTGCAAAAAGGGCAAACTATGAAGACTGATCCGCTGATCAGAGAAATGGTGAAGGGTTACTAAATTAGGAAATTGTGCATCTTAAAGAGGTTAGGTAGATCAGCACCTTGTTAACAGGGAACAACTTGTGTGTGTGAGGCAATTTGAATTACATGAACGTAATAAGTCCAGATGCGGAAATATGGTATTCATCATATACATGACTTAAATAGTAAGAGGATAATTGACTGAATCATCATAACTACTTTGTGATGAAACATGTCTTGTGGAATTACTTCTGTTCCGGATtactttgaagttttcattttcAGAGGTAGAACTCTATTAAGTGTGTGCACATGCGGCCTCTATCCATGTCACATGGGTATCTCCTGTTTCAATGTGAATCAATAGGCCGTATTTGGTACCTGCAAAAAGCTTGAAGGCG contains:
- the LOC107789884 gene encoding uncharacterized protein LOC107789884 yields the protein MHILYTCPLILFMALLFAYAAATAADLETNGAEKAGADAGILSSNSSVNENLDLINMNRKKDGHLDNDSSSNQMKLKEDGDLRKVNNGSGIIGGLTDVGDQNKSNDSSAKKGDDREGLKEAEVEKKRIDSGSKRDDRKEETKEAEQQDKAKDISSEKQGEMEKILPDGIQSREEILPTRKESFHGEECDSSYSCTIEEKAVVACLRVPGNESPDLSLLVQNNGKGTVNILIKAPEFVQLEKEKIELQGKENQRMKVSIRNAGNDNNIILKAGDGQCTLDFRGLIDNADKTSQFKYGFLSFAIMCLAAIALVATVLMYFKRRLLVSSGHKYQKLDMDLPVSSGRKTETLSTDGWDNSWDDDWDDEEAPKAPSVPVTPSFSSKSITSRRSSKESWKD